The stretch of DNA ACCTTGGTGCAGGTGAAGTGCGCCGGCCGGGTGGTGCGCTGCACGGCGGAGGGCGACCACCATGCCGTGGCCGCGGTGATCGACGAATATTATTTCGAGCGTCATTTGGGGGTTCCAAGAGTCCATGGCTAACGAATCCGGTAAGACGGCGCCCTCGGCCGAGAAGCCGGCCGCGCCGCCCTCTCCCATCAAGGTGCTCTTGGCCGACACCCAGGCCATCTTCCGCGTGGGCATCCGCAAGATCTTCGCTCTGGAGGACGACATGCGCGTAGTGGCCCAGGCCGAGACCCTGGGCCAGACCCTGGCCGCCGTGTCCAAGTTCCCCTGCGACGTGATCCTGTTCGAGTCGGCCCTCTCCCCCAATCCCGCCGAGGCCGTGACCGAGGTCATGAAGCGCGCCGGCCACGCCCGCATGGTGGTGCTCACCGGCGAGGCCGACGAGGACGACACCGTCGAGTACCTGCGCCGCGGGGTGAAGGGCATCGTCACCCGCTCCATCCCTCCCGACCTGCTGGTCAAGTGCGTGCGCAAGGTGGCCGAGGGCGAGACCTGGCTCGACAACCGCGGCGTCAACTGGGTGGTGGAGGCCTACCGCGCCCAGGCCGCCCAGCTCACCGCCCCGCGCCCCAAGACCCATCTCAGCGACAAGGAGATGCTCATCGTCTCCTGCGTCACCCAGGGGATGAAGAACAAGGAGATCGCCCACGAGGTGGGCACCACCGAGCAGGTGGTGAAGAACTACCTGCGCA from Terriglobales bacterium encodes:
- a CDS encoding response regulator transcription factor, translating into MANESGKTAPSAEKPAAPPSPIKVLLADTQAIFRVGIRKIFALEDDMRVVAQAETLGQTLAAVSKFPCDVILFESALSPNPAEAVTEVMKRAGHARMVVLTGEADEDDTVEYLRRGVKGIVTRSIPPDLLVKCVRKVAEGETWLDNRGVNWVVEAYRAQAAQLTAPRPKTHLSDKEMLIVSCVTQGMKNKEIAHEVGTTEQVVKNYLRKIYDKLGVSDRLELALYCVHHRLLHGSRVSAHLAEQAAKTATALAEPPSSEPEM